ATAATGAAAAAGAAATTTTTAAAGCACTAAAAAAAGTTCAAAAAACTAAAAAACCTACTGTGATTTCTTGTAAAACAAAGATTGGATATGGTTCACCGAATAAATCAGGAAAAGCATCGTCCCATGGAAGTCCATTGGGAGCAGATGAAATCAAGCTTGTGAGAAAAGCCTTAAATTGGAAAACCAAACCCTTTGATATCCCAAATAAAATTTTAAATGAATGGAGAAAAATTGGCAAAAGAGGTGAAATTTTAGAAAAAAAATGGAACAAAGTATTAAAAAGAAAAAAAATAAAATTTAATCAAACTTTAAAAAATAACTTTACTGCGGTGCTTAAGAAAGAAAAAGAGAATGCAATAAAGGAACCAAAAAGTTTAGCTACTAGAAAATGTTCAGAAATGACATTGAATGCATTAACAAAACAAAAAAATAATTTAATTGGTGGCTCTGCTGATTTAGCTGGATCAAATAATACAAAAACTAAAAACCATAAAATAATTAAACCTGGAGATTTTACTGGTGACTACATTCACTACGGAGTAAGAGAACACGCAATGAGTGGAATTATGAATGGTATCGCACTTCACAGTCATCTAATTCCTTATGGAGGTACTTTTTTAATATTTTCTGATTATTGCAAACCTTCGATCAGATTATCTGCCTTAATGAAAAAAAGAGTCATTTATGTAATGACACATGACTCTATTGGGCTCGGAGAAGATGGCCCTACCCATCAACCTATAGAACAGCTTTCGGGCTTACGTGCTATACCTAACCTAAATGTATTCAGACCTGCAGATAGAATTGAAACTATCGAGTGTTGGGAACATGCATTAAAAAGCTCAAAAACACCTAGCGTGCTATCTTTAACAAGGCAAAATTTAAATCCAGTAAGAAAAACATACCCAAATAAAAACTTATGCTCATTAGGTGCTTATGAGGTTTTAAGAACAAATAAAAAAATTAATCTAACAATATTAGCGAGTGGATCTGAAGTTAATCTAGCGTTAGAGGTTAGCCATAAATTAGCCAAAGATAAAATATATTCCAAAGTGATATCAATGCCTTGTATGGAACTTTTTGAATTACAATCAAAATCTTATAAAAATAAAATTTTAGAAGAAACAAAATTTAAAATATCCATTGAAGCTGGATCAAGCGATTGTTGGAAAAAATATGTAGGGGATAACGGTATTGCTTTTGGAATTGATGAATTCGGAAAAAGTGCACCCTATAAAGATATTTATAAATATTTTGGACTAGAGAGTACAAACATTAAAAATGTCACTAAAAAATTATTAAATAAATAAAATGACAATTAAAATAGGAATTAATGGAATGGGACGGATTGGTCGTATGGTTGTTAGATCAATTGTCGAAAGTAAAAATAAAAATTTAAAAATTAATCATATAAACAACAGGTCAAATTCAGAAACTACATCTAAATTAATCAAATATGATTCTATACATGGAAAATTAAATGCTGATTTAGATTATGATCCAAATCATTTGATAATTAATAAAAATAAAATTACATTTTCTCAAGAAACAAAAATTGAAGACATAAATTGGAAAAAACATGATGTTGATTATGTTTTCGAATGTACTGGAAAATTTAATTCAAAAGAAAAACTTCTTGCTCATATAGAAAATGGTGCAAAAAAAGTGATCGTTTCTGCTCCATGTAAAAATGCTGATAAAACAATAGTATTTGGTGTTAATGAAAATATAATTACAAAAGAGGATAAAATAATATCTGCAGCGTCGTGTACCACCAATTGTCTAGCACCAGTAACCAGCATTCTTGATGAAAAATTTGAAATTGAAAAAGGTTTTATGACTACAATTCATGCGTTTACTAGCGATCAGAGAATTTTAGATAATTCACACAAAGATCCAAGAAGAGCAAGATCAGCGAGTCAATCAATAGTTCCTACCTCAACAGGAGCTTCGAAAGCAATAGGAGAAATAATACCAAACCTAAAAGGGAAACTAGAAGGTGTTGCGATGAGGGTGCCCACTCCTAATGTTTCTCTTGTTGAATTAGTTTTTTGTACAAAAAAAGATATCAATATAAAAAAAATTAATGATGCCTTTGAACAAGCATCAAAAAATAGATTAAAAAACATCTTAGAAGTTACTCATGAAAAATTAGTATCTATAGATTTTAATCATAATCCTGCTTCCGCAATAGTAGATGCTTCTTTAACAAATGTAGTTGGAAGTAATATGGGTAAAATATCAGCCTGGTATGATAATGAGTGGGGCTTTTCTAATAGAATGTGTGATATCGCAGAAACTTTGCATAAAATCTCTTAATGAGAAGCATTATAAACGAAAAAAATCTAAACAATAAAAAAATATTATTAAGACTAGATTTGAATGTCCCTTTGGAAAGAGACAAGATAACAGACACAACAAGGATTGATAAAATTCTTCCTACATTAAATTTTTTGATTAAACAAAAAGCTAAAATTATAATTTTATCTCATGTTGGAAGACCAAAAGGTAAAATTGTTAAAGAGCTCTCCCTAAAACCAATTTGTGAAGAATTGCAAAATAAATTAAAAAAAAAAGTAAAACTTATTAAAGAAAATATTAAAGAAATAAAAAGTAAAAATTTCTTCAGTGACTATAATGAAGATGTTTTTGTTTTAGAAAATATTAGATTTTATTCAGAAGAAGAGCAAAATGACAATAAGTTTGCTGAACTGATATCAAATTTTGGAGATATATATGTCAATGATGCTTTCTCTTGTTCGCATAGAGCTCATGCCTCAATTTATGAAATTCCAAAATTCTTACCCTCGTTTTCTGGGTTGCAATTAGACTTGGAAGTAAATGCGCTTAATAAAATAACTTCTGAAATAACTAGACCAATTACTTGTATTATTGGAGGATCAAAAATTTCAACTAAGATTAATGTTATTAAAAATTTAATTCCTAAATTTGACAATATTATAATTGTTGGGGGTATGGCTAATAATTTTATAGAATATTTTGGAAATAATGTTGGAAAATCTATTAAAGAAAAAAATTGTGATAAAATACTTGAAGAAATCATCTCTATTTCAAAAAAAGAAAAATGTAAAATAATCTATCCAGAAGATGTGATTGTATCTAGAGACTTAAATGGATCTCCTCAAAATAAAGAGTTGAACGAAGTATTATCTGATGAAATGATATTAGATATTGGTCCAAAAACTATAAAAAAAATAACAAAAATTATTGATAACAGTAAAACTATACTTTGGAATGGACCCGCTGGATATTTTGAAAATCCAAATTTTGCTTATGGAAGTATTCAAATAGCAAAAAAAATAATTGAAAATAACAAAGCAAAGAAAATTTTTTCAGTTGCTGGAGGTGGAGACACAGTTTCTTTATTAAATAATTTAAAAGCTGTTAATGAGTTTAATTTTGTTTCAACTGCAGGTGGAGCTTTTTTAGAATATCTTGAAGGTAAAAACCTTCCTGGTATAACTGCATTAAATTAAAATGTCTGAATTAAATAAAATTGCACTTAAAATAATTTCTAACGGTAAAGGTATACTTGCGGCTGATGAAAGCAATGGAACTATGACAAAAAGACTTGAAGCAGTAAATGTCAAATCAACACCAGAAAATAGGCTTTCCTTCAGAGAAATTCTTTTTTCATCTGATGGAATGAAGGATTGCATAGGTGGAGTTATTCTTTACGATGAAACAATCAATCAAATTTCAAGCTCAGGAGAATCAATAACAAATTTAATATCTAGTTCAGGTGCAGTTCCTGGAATTAAAGTTGATACTGGTGCAAAAGATTTAGCAAATTCTACTAAAGAAAAAGTTACAGAAGGATTAGATGGCCTTAGAGATAGATTAAAAAAATATTATGATCTTGGAGCAAGATTTACAAAATGGAGAGGCGTCTATTCTATTGGTGAAAATTATCCAAGTAAACTGGCAATAAGTAGTAATGCTCATGCACTTGCTAGATACTCTGCACTAGTTCAAGAAAATGGAATGGTTCCAATAGTAGAACCCGAGGTATTAATGAATGGAAACCATTCTGCAGAAGTTTGTTTTAATAAAACATCAGAAGTAATTAAAAAATGTTTTGAGGAACTTATTTTACACAAAGTTGATTTATCTGGAATTATTTTAAAACCGAATATGATTTTGTCTGGCAACCTTTCAGAAAATAAAATTTCTAGTGAAGAAGTTTCTATCAAAACGTTGGAATGCCTTAAAAATTGTGTACCTAATGAAGTTCCTGGAATAGCTTTTTTATCTGGAGGGCAATCTGAAATTGAAGCTACAGAAAATTTAAATTTAATAAATAAAAACAACAATACTAATTTTATAATGACCTATTCATATGGAAGAGCTCTTCAGCAAAGTGCTTTAAAAGTTTGGTCTAATGATATTAAAAATGTAGAAGCAACTCAAACTACTTTTAATCATAGAGCTAAAATGTGCACCTTAGCTGCTCAAGGAAAATGGTCTAGTGAGCTTGAAAATAAGTAAAAAAAAATTTATTTATCTTATTTCTCCTAACAAAATTCCTAATTCTTTCTATAAAAATCTAAAATTAGTTCTTAAAACAAAAAAAGTAAGTTTTTTTCAACTTAGACTTAAAAATTACTCACTTAAAAAGAAAATTATAATTGGGAAAAAAATTAAAAATATTTGTAAAAAAAATAAAGTAAAATTTATAATTAACGATGATCCTTTACTTGCTTTAAAACTAAATGCAGATGGTTGCCATCTAGGTCAAAAAGATATGAATATTTATATAGCAAAAAAAATACTTGGTAAAAAAATTATAGGGATTACTTGTCATAATTCTGTGAATTTAGCAAAAAAAGCAATTAAAGCTAAAGCTGATTACATTGCCTTTGGTGCTTTTAATCAATCTAAAACTAAAAAAACTAGGCATGTAGCCTCAGTAAAGATATTGAATAAAGTTAAAAAATTTTCAAAAACTCCATTAGTAGCTATTGGTGGAATTAATGCTGTTAATTATAAAAATCTATTATTGAATAATGCGAATTTTTTAGCTATCTCAGGCTACATTTGGAAAAATAAAAAATATAAACCGTTACAAGCTATAGAAAGATTAAAATGAAAATTAATGCTGGAGAAATAAGAGTTGGAATGCTCTTAGAATATAAAAATGATTTATGGCAAGTTTTGAAAACCCAACATGTAAAACCAGGAAAAGGTGGCGCATTTGCACAAGTTGAAATGAAAAGCTTAAACAAAAATACAAAGTTAAATGAAAGATTTAGATCAAGTGAAACAGTAGAAAAAGCATCATTGGAGGAAACTACTTTCAGTTATCTTTATAGTGATGAAGCTAATTATTTTTTTATGGATCCAAAAACATTTGAACAAATAGAAATAAAAAAAGAAACTGTAGGTGATAAGGGAAAACTTTTAACTGAAAACTTACAAGTTTCTGTAAGTTTTTATAATGAAAACCCATTATCAATTGAATTACCTAACCAAGTACAGTGTAAAATTGAAACTACTGATGCAGCTCTTAAAGGACAAACTGTATCATCATCTTATAAACCAGCAACTCTTGATAATGGTTTAAACATTCAAGTTCCTCCGTTCATTGAAGCAGGTGATGAAATCGTAGTTGATACTAGAAATTTAGAATACATTAAAAAAATCTAAAATGATCTCTATATCTTCAAATTTAAATATTATGATTAAAGCGGCTGAAAAAGCCTCGAAGTCTGTGATAAGAGATTTTGGAGAAGTAGAAAAACTACAAGTATCTAAAAAAGGACCTCGAGATTTTGTTACAAAAACTGACAAACATGTAGAAAAAATTCTAATTGAAGAACTTTCTAAAACCAAAAAAAATTATTCTTTTTTATCAGAAGAAGTTGGTTCAATTAAAAACAAAGATAAAGATAATATTTGGATTATTGACCCAATAGATGGTACAACAAATTTTTTACATGGCATTCCTCATTTTGCAATTTGTTTAGCTCTTGAATCTAAAAAAGAGATAATTTGTGGTTTAATTTATGATCCTATTAAAGATGAAATGTTTTATGCAGAAAAAAATAAAGGAGCTTATCTAAATAATCAAAGATTACGAGTATCAAATAAAAACTTAATAGATGAATGTTTGTTTTCTAGTAATCATGAAGGAGTCAAATTCAGCAATTTGAATATGAGATGTAGCGGATGTGCAGCTTTAGACTTGGCTTATGTAGCTTCAGGTAGATTAGATGGTTTTTTTCATAATAAAATTAATATCTGGGATGTAGCAGCAGGAGCCTTGTTAGTAGAGGAGGCAGGTGGAATAGTTAATGATTTAGATAAATTCGATCATAATAATATAGATATTCGAGCATCAAGTGGTGCAATTAATGATAAAATGCTCGAAAATTTAAAGAACTTTTAATTGTGTTCTAAGTTTCTTTTGCTATAAGTCTCGATATGAAAAAAGACATACACCCAAACTACCACACTATTAAGGTTGAAATGACTGATGGCACTCAATTTGAAACTAAATCAACTTGGGGTGCTGAGGGGGATATATTAAAATTAGAAATAGACCCTAAATCTCATGCAGCCTGGACTGGTGGAAAACAAAAACTAATGGATAAAGGTAGAATAAGTAAATTCAATAAAAAATTCCAAAACTTTAAATCAGAAAAAAATAGCTAAATGTCAAACGCACCCTTAATGCCAATGGCAACTGCCGTATGGTTAGTAGAAAATACCACATTAACTTTCAAGCAAATAGCAGATTTTTGTAAATTACATGAAGTTGAAATACAAGGTATTGCAGACGGTGAAGTGGCAAAGGGTATTAAAGCATATAATCCCATTATATCTGGTCAACTTTCAAGAGAGGAAATTGAACTATCTTCAAAAGACGAAAATAGAGCATTAAATATTAAAAGCAGTGATATTGAAATTTCAAATAACGAAAAAAAAATAAAGAAATATATTCCTTTATCAAAAAGGCAAGATAAACCCGACTCTGCTTTATGGTTAATTAAACAACACAATATATTAAAAGATTCTCAAATAGCCAAGTTGGTAGGCATTACTAAAAATTCTGTAACATCAATTAGAAATAAAAGTTATTGGAATTATAATAATTTAAACCCAAAAGATCCTGTTGCTTTAAATTTGTTCACTCAAAAAGATTTGGTTGAGGCTATTCAAAAAGCTGAAAGAAGAATAAAAAGAGAAAAAAAAGAAAAAGAAAAACAAAATAAATCAACCCAAGCATCTGTATAATGAATAAAATTAATAGACATAAATTTATAAAAGTGTTATCTAAGCGCTTTTTTGGAGGTAGTTATTAAAATAGAAGTTAAAGATAATAATGTTGAACAAGCTTTGAGAGTTTTAAAAAGAAAGCTTCAAAGAGATGGATTCTTTAAAGTTATTAAATTAAAGAATACTTATGAAAAACCATCAGAAAAGAAAAAGAGAATTCTTCAAGAAAATATAAAAAGAGTTAAGAAATTAAATAAACTCAAAAATAGAATTTAAAAATACCGCGGGGTGGAGCAGTCTGGTAGCTCGTCAGGCTCATAACCTGAAGGTCGGCGGTTCAAATCCGTCCCCCGCAACCAACTTAGTTATATTTTAAAATTAGATTTTCTGCTATCAACAAGGAAAGCCTTAACTGTTTCTATAGTTAACTGATTGAATGATTTTCCAAATTTTTCTATTTTCTCAATTACAGCTGGAGGAATAGTTATTATATGGCAGCCCAATTGTTTAGCTTG
Above is a genomic segment from Candidatus Pelagibacter sp. FZCC0015 containing:
- the tkt gene encoding transketolase; the protein is MSKLHNDLANCIRFLSIDAVQKANSGHPGMPMGMADVATVLFKNFLRFNPKNPDWLNRDRFVLSAGHGSMLLYSLLYLTGYKSISINNIKKFRQLNSICAGHPEYHPKTGIETTTGPLGQGISNAVGFAIAEEILKNKLGKDLINHKTYVLAGDGCLMEGISHEAMSLAGHLKLKNLVMLFDNNSISIDGPTNLAVSDNFKKRFEGYGWDYISINGHNEKEIFKALKKVQKTKKPTVISCKTKIGYGSPNKSGKASSHGSPLGADEIKLVRKALNWKTKPFDIPNKILNEWRKIGKRGEILEKKWNKVLKRKKIKFNQTLKNNFTAVLKKEKENAIKEPKSLATRKCSEMTLNALTKQKNNLIGGSADLAGSNNTKTKNHKIIKPGDFTGDYIHYGVREHAMSGIMNGIALHSHLIPYGGTFLIFSDYCKPSIRLSALMKKRVIYVMTHDSIGLGEDGPTHQPIEQLSGLRAIPNLNVFRPADRIETIECWEHALKSSKTPSVLSLTRQNLNPVRKTYPNKNLCSLGAYEVLRTNKKINLTILASGSEVNLALEVSHKLAKDKIYSKVISMPCMELFELQSKSYKNKILEETKFKISIEAGSSDCWKKYVGDNGIAFGIDEFGKSAPYKDIYKYFGLESTNIKNVTKKLLNK
- the gap gene encoding type I glyceraldehyde-3-phosphate dehydrogenase, with the protein product MTIKIGINGMGRIGRMVVRSIVESKNKNLKINHINNRSNSETTSKLIKYDSIHGKLNADLDYDPNHLIINKNKITFSQETKIEDINWKKHDVDYVFECTGKFNSKEKLLAHIENGAKKVIVSAPCKNADKTIVFGVNENIITKEDKIISAASCTTNCLAPVTSILDEKFEIEKGFMTTIHAFTSDQRILDNSHKDPRRARSASQSIVPTSTGASKAIGEIIPNLKGKLEGVAMRVPTPNVSLVELVFCTKKDINIKKINDAFEQASKNRLKNILEVTHEKLVSIDFNHNPASAIVDASLTNVVGSNMGKISAWYDNEWGFSNRMCDIAETLHKIS
- a CDS encoding phosphoglycerate kinase, with amino-acid sequence MRSIINEKNLNNKKILLRLDLNVPLERDKITDTTRIDKILPTLNFLIKQKAKIIILSHVGRPKGKIVKELSLKPICEELQNKLKKKVKLIKENIKEIKSKNFFSDYNEDVFVLENIRFYSEEEQNDNKFAELISNFGDIYVNDAFSCSHRAHASIYEIPKFLPSFSGLQLDLEVNALNKITSEITRPITCIIGGSKISTKINVIKNLIPKFDNIIIVGGMANNFIEYFGNNVGKSIKEKNCDKILEEIISISKKEKCKIIYPEDVIVSRDLNGSPQNKELNEVLSDEMILDIGPKTIKKITKIIDNSKTILWNGPAGYFENPNFAYGSIQIAKKIIENNKAKKIFSVAGGGDTVSLLNNLKAVNEFNFVSTAGGAFLEYLEGKNLPGITALN
- a CDS encoding class I fructose-bisphosphate aldolase, coding for MSELNKIALKIISNGKGILAADESNGTMTKRLEAVNVKSTPENRLSFREILFSSDGMKDCIGGVILYDETINQISSSGESITNLISSSGAVPGIKVDTGAKDLANSTKEKVTEGLDGLRDRLKKYYDLGARFTKWRGVYSIGENYPSKLAISSNAHALARYSALVQENGMVPIVEPEVLMNGNHSAEVCFNKTSEVIKKCFEELILHKVDLSGIILKPNMILSGNLSENKISSEEVSIKTLECLKNCVPNEVPGIAFLSGGQSEIEATENLNLINKNNNTNFIMTYSYGRALQQSALKVWSNDIKNVEATQTTFNHRAKMCTLAAQGKWSSELENK
- the thiE gene encoding thiamine phosphate synthase; protein product: MKISKKKFIYLISPNKIPNSFYKNLKLVLKTKKVSFFQLRLKNYSLKKKIIIGKKIKNICKKNKVKFIINDDPLLALKLNADGCHLGQKDMNIYIAKKILGKKIIGITCHNSVNLAKKAIKAKADYIAFGAFNQSKTKKTRHVASVKILNKVKKFSKTPLVAIGGINAVNYKNLLLNNANFLAISGYIWKNKKYKPLQAIERLK
- the efp gene encoding elongation factor P, translated to MKINAGEIRVGMLLEYKNDLWQVLKTQHVKPGKGGAFAQVEMKSLNKNTKLNERFRSSETVEKASLEETTFSYLYSDEANYFFMDPKTFEQIEIKKETVGDKGKLLTENLQVSVSFYNENPLSIELPNQVQCKIETTDAALKGQTVSSSYKPATLDNGLNIQVPPFIEAGDEIVVDTRNLEYIKKI
- a CDS encoding inositol monophosphatase family protein; amino-acid sequence: MISISSNLNIMIKAAEKASKSVIRDFGEVEKLQVSKKGPRDFVTKTDKHVEKILIEELSKTKKNYSFLSEEVGSIKNKDKDNIWIIDPIDGTTNFLHGIPHFAICLALESKKEIICGLIYDPIKDEMFYAEKNKGAYLNNQRLRVSNKNLIDECLFSSNHEGVKFSNLNMRCSGCAALDLAYVASGRLDGFFHNKINIWDVAAGALLVEEAGGIVNDLDKFDHNNIDIRASSGAINDKMLENLKNF
- the rpmE gene encoding 50S ribosomal protein L31, which gives rise to MKKDIHPNYHTIKVEMTDGTQFETKSTWGAEGDILKLEIDPKSHAAWTGGKQKLMDKGRISKFNKKFQNFKSEKNS
- a CDS encoding cell cycle transcriptional regulator TrcR: MSNAPLMPMATAVWLVENTTLTFKQIADFCKLHEVEIQGIADGEVAKGIKAYNPIISGQLSREEIELSSKDENRALNIKSSDIEISNNEKKIKKYIPLSKRQDKPDSALWLIKQHNILKDSQIAKLVGITKNSVTSIRNKSYWNYNNLNPKDPVALNLFTQKDLVEAIQKAERRIKREKKEKEKQNKSTQASV
- the rpsU gene encoding 30S ribosomal protein S21 — translated: MKIEVKDNNVEQALRVLKRKLQRDGFFKVIKLKNTYEKPSEKKKRILQENIKRVKKLNKLKNRI